From one Flavobacteriales bacterium genomic stretch:
- a CDS encoding PASTA domain-containing protein has translation MKRLLPVLAPVVVAVGLLLVGWAWLRGYTRHNELMRVPDLAGATLAEAEGLLAKRDLSAVVIDSVFVEDRPKGTVVDQDPDAGKEVKPGRKVYLVLNANQPKMIDMPKLVDLSKRQALSVLDILGLKVKEMQYKPDPCVDCVIAQLYKGHPIAPDERIRRGEAITLVLGAGEKGERVPVPDLTGLSMADVQLVLNMASLNLGVQVECLGCNTAADSAFARVRRQSPAAGASNRIALGSTIDLWLTADTAGLRPADDWNDPSRYTSPDSLHEP, from the coding sequence GGCCTGCTGCTGGTCGGTTGGGCCTGGCTGCGCGGCTACACCCGGCACAACGAGCTGATGCGCGTGCCCGATCTGGCGGGGGCCACCTTGGCTGAGGCCGAGGGCTTGCTGGCCAAGCGCGACCTGAGCGCCGTGGTGATCGACAGCGTCTTCGTGGAGGATCGGCCCAAAGGCACCGTGGTGGACCAGGATCCCGATGCCGGCAAGGAGGTGAAGCCCGGGCGCAAGGTGTACCTGGTGCTGAATGCCAATCAGCCCAAGATGATCGACATGCCCAAGCTCGTGGATCTGAGCAAGCGCCAGGCGCTGAGCGTGCTGGATATCCTCGGCCTCAAGGTGAAGGAGATGCAGTACAAGCCCGATCCCTGCGTGGATTGCGTGATCGCGCAGCTGTACAAGGGCCATCCCATCGCACCCGATGAGCGCATTCGCCGGGGCGAGGCCATCACCTTGGTGCTCGGGGCAGGGGAGAAGGGCGAGCGAGTGCCTGTGCCCGACCTCACCGGCCTGAGCATGGCCGACGTGCAGTTGGTGTTGAACATGGCATCCTTGAACCTTGGGGTGCAGGTCGAATGCCTTGGCTGCAATACTGCGGCGGATTCCGCGTTCGCGCGGGTGCGCAGGCAGAGCCCGGCCGCAGGCGCCAGCAACCGCATCGCTTTGGGCAGCACCATCGACCTTTGGCTCACCGCCGATACCGCCGGCCTGCGACCTGCCGATGATTGGAATGACCCCTCGCGCTACACTAGCCCCGATAGCCTCCATGAACCGTAG
- a CDS encoding T9SS type A sorting domain-containing protein, producing the protein MNRSRLFFMGIALLAAEGLIAQAEVLTPLQARPVPEAIRALRKADGLNEHFIYLNDTQTLPIVDDFSIDRTRKRWAQATDPGVTLEETIYRLEVAGASTWDMVFSDDTTFTYLTDMDPVPPVTTRTPLPPITVLLRDVTVYPPTDLVVEAWPAYNIFDTIQSPSPDILFLTSPELIQDSLLVYEVPIDTRTYMNPDNSVRPLILWEDDDVYINGNYPIEPPTIGVATFDGLARTGYPYDYEQFTAYGIADHLTSVPIDLSTFGPEDSLYLSFFYQTIGLSADNDVQPVDSLVLEFWNPLGFWNRVWRTPYVPQAAFEQVLVPIKLAQYFQGDFRFRFLNYGRLSGSYDHWHLDYVRLDQQRSFDDTRLIDVAYMYPETSLLQTYTSVTFGKFAETPSTYMAPSITASQRNLDTEDRFITYGMLAREENGNGPVAFSNGLNSSGNASSIFPSDHPIAAAPNNFVYDPTLSTDAAFWRVKLWTNATPDINKYNDTVAFVQEISNYMAYDDGSAEMGYGITASGAAAALRFDISGQDSLRAVRMYFNPQANDPNDSPNPEEGSFLITVWKSLDPEVIQHQNFTFSSPTYRLDGIDHFVEIPLDSTIMVEGTIYVGWVQTNNVKLNVGFDRNRNNQDKLFRRLTLNFGPSTQQGSLMLRPVFVAAVDPFANVPEEADGPGVLLFPNPANEVVMARMSVPVEGARLLICDAMGRTVADDLFTDGRLVDVSALANGLYVARIAHADGSLIAQERLLIQR; encoded by the coding sequence ATGAACCGTAGCCGATTATTCTTCATGGGCATCGCCCTGCTTGCAGCCGAAGGGCTCATCGCACAAGCTGAAGTGCTCACGCCCTTGCAGGCGCGGCCCGTCCCCGAAGCCATCCGAGCCTTGCGGAAGGCCGACGGCCTCAACGAGCACTTCATCTACTTGAATGACACCCAGACCCTGCCCATCGTCGATGATTTCTCCATCGACCGCACCCGTAAGCGCTGGGCGCAGGCCACGGATCCCGGGGTCACCCTCGAGGAGACCATTTACCGCTTGGAAGTGGCCGGCGCGAGCACTTGGGACATGGTCTTCAGCGACGATACCACCTTCACCTACCTCACCGACATGGATCCCGTGCCCCCGGTGACCACCCGCACACCGCTGCCGCCGATCACGGTGCTCTTGCGCGATGTCACGGTTTATCCTCCCACGGACCTCGTCGTGGAAGCTTGGCCGGCCTACAACATCTTCGATACCATCCAGAGCCCGTCGCCCGACATCCTCTTCCTCACCAGCCCGGAGCTGATCCAGGATTCGCTCCTGGTCTATGAAGTTCCCATCGATACGCGCACCTACATGAACCCGGATAACAGCGTGCGCCCGCTTATCCTATGGGAGGACGACGACGTGTACATCAACGGCAACTATCCCATTGAGCCGCCCACCATCGGAGTGGCCACCTTCGATGGATTGGCGCGCACCGGTTACCCGTACGATTATGAGCAGTTCACGGCCTATGGAATCGCCGACCACCTGACCTCGGTGCCCATCGACCTTTCCACGTTCGGACCAGAGGACTCCCTCTACCTGAGTTTCTTCTACCAGACCATCGGCCTCAGCGCCGACAACGACGTGCAGCCCGTGGATAGCCTGGTGCTCGAATTCTGGAACCCGCTGGGCTTCTGGAACCGCGTGTGGCGTACGCCCTACGTGCCCCAGGCAGCCTTCGAGCAGGTGCTGGTGCCCATCAAGCTCGCCCAGTATTTCCAGGGCGATTTCCGGTTCCGCTTCCTCAACTACGGCCGGCTGAGCGGTTCCTATGATCACTGGCACCTCGATTATGTGCGCCTCGACCAGCAGCGCAGCTTCGACGATACGCGCCTGATCGATGTGGCCTACATGTACCCGGAGACCAGTTTGCTGCAGACGTACACTAGCGTCACCTTCGGGAAGTTCGCCGAGACGCCATCGACCTACATGGCCCCGAGCATCACCGCATCGCAGCGGAACCTGGACACCGAGGACCGCTTCATCACCTACGGCATGCTCGCGCGCGAGGAGAACGGCAATGGGCCCGTGGCCTTCAGCAACGGCCTCAACTCCAGCGGCAACGCCAGTTCCATCTTCCCGAGCGACCATCCCATCGCAGCCGCACCGAATAACTTCGTGTACGACCCCACCCTCAGCACCGATGCCGCCTTCTGGCGCGTGAAGCTCTGGACCAACGCCACGCCCGACATCAACAAGTACAACGACACGGTCGCCTTCGTGCAGGAGATCAGCAACTACATGGCCTACGACGATGGCAGCGCGGAGATGGGCTATGGCATCACGGCGTCGGGCGCCGCTGCCGCCTTGCGCTTCGACATCAGCGGTCAGGACAGCTTGCGCGCCGTTCGCATGTACTTCAATCCGCAGGCGAATGACCCCAACGATTCGCCCAACCCGGAGGAAGGCAGTTTCCTGATCACCGTTTGGAAGAGCCTGGATCCGGAAGTGATCCAGCACCAGAACTTCACCTTCTCATCGCCCACCTACCGCCTCGACGGCATCGACCACTTCGTGGAGATCCCGCTCGACAGCACGATCATGGTAGAAGGCACCATCTACGTGGGCTGGGTGCAGACCAACAACGTGAAGCTCAACGTCGGCTTCGACCGCAATCGCAACAACCAGGACAAGCTCTTCCGCAGGCTCACGCTCAACTTCGGGCCGAGCACGCAGCAGGGCTCCTTGATGCTGCGCCCTGTATTCGTCGCGGCGGTGGATCCGTTCGCGAACGTGCCGGAAGAAGCGGATGGACCAGGCGTGCTCCTCTTCCCGAATCCGGCCAATGAGGTGGTGATGGCACGGATGAGCGTGCCGGTTGAAGGCGCGCGGCTGCTTATCTGTGATGCCATGGGACGCACCGTGGCGGATGACCTCTTCACGGACGGCCGCTTGGTTGACGTGAGTGCGCTGGCCAACGGCCTCTACGTGGCGCGCATCGCCCATGCCGATGGCTCACTGATCGCGCAAGAGCGCCTGCTGATCCAGCGCTGA
- a CDS encoding RluA family pseudouridine synthase produces MDQDPAESLGEEQELFEHHRIVCDPKQSLIRLDKFLFDRLANTSRSRIQAAAKAGNVLVNEKPAKPSQKVKPGDAVSIVLPYPQREVELLPEDIPLVTLFEDEHLVVIDKPAGLVVHPGHGNWTGTLVNALLFHFGKLPPVPGAEIPRPGLVHRLDKDTSGVMVVGKTEEALSHLARQFFDRTSDRRYNGIVWGDFAEDEGLIEGHIGRSNKDRTVMQVFPEGEHGKAAVTRWRVIERFRYVTLVECKLETGRTHQIRAHMQWVGHPLFNDAAYGGDRILKGTTFTKYRQFVENCFALLPRQALHARTLDFDHPATGKRMRFESTLPLDMQAVLEKWRTYTSAKPLEGEE; encoded by the coding sequence ATGGATCAGGATCCGGCTGAATCGCTCGGCGAAGAGCAGGAGCTCTTCGAGCACCATCGCATCGTATGCGATCCGAAGCAATCGCTGATCCGGCTCGATAAGTTCCTGTTCGACCGCCTGGCCAACACCTCCCGCAGCCGGATCCAGGCCGCTGCGAAAGCCGGCAATGTGCTGGTGAATGAGAAGCCCGCCAAGCCCAGCCAGAAGGTGAAGCCGGGCGATGCGGTCAGCATCGTGCTGCCTTATCCGCAGCGCGAAGTGGAACTGCTGCCGGAGGACATCCCGCTGGTGACGCTCTTCGAGGATGAGCACCTGGTGGTGATCGACAAGCCCGCCGGCCTGGTGGTGCATCCGGGCCACGGCAATTGGACCGGCACGCTGGTGAATGCACTGCTCTTCCACTTCGGCAAATTGCCACCGGTGCCCGGTGCTGAGATCCCGCGCCCAGGACTGGTGCACCGCCTCGATAAGGACACCAGTGGCGTGATGGTGGTGGGCAAGACCGAGGAAGCGCTCTCGCACCTGGCCCGGCAATTCTTCGATCGCACCAGCGATCGCCGGTACAACGGAATCGTGTGGGGCGACTTCGCCGAGGATGAAGGCCTGATCGAAGGGCACATCGGCCGCAGCAACAAGGACCGCACGGTGATGCAGGTCTTCCCCGAGGGCGAGCACGGCAAAGCCGCCGTGACGCGGTGGCGCGTGATCGAGCGATTTCGTTATGTGACGCTGGTGGAGTGCAAGCTCGAGACAGGCCGCACGCACCAGATCCGCGCGCACATGCAGTGGGTCGGCCACCCCCTCTTCAACGATGCGGCGTACGGCGGTGATCGCATCCTCAAGGGGACCACCTTCACCAAGTACCGGCAATTCGTCGAGAATTGCTTCGCGCTGCTGCCGCGCCAAGCCTTGCACGCGCGCACGCTCGATTTCGATCACCCCGCCACCGGTAAGCGCATGCGCTTCGAGAGCACCTTGCCCCTAGACATGCAGGCGGTGCTGGAGAAGTGGCGCACGTACACTAGCGCGAAGCCGCTGGAAGGGGAGGAGTGA
- a CDS encoding T9SS type A sorting domain-containing protein produces the protein MLRYVNADWDTLPGVVPGRILSILQHHDTLFIGGDFEELNGQPSSRVAYHDGTAWRSYGSVIGSAVARLCSVEDTMYAVGAIDFADGVPAQGVAKRIGSSWVPIGDIDDPDNTVGNIVKYNDRLVISSNASIGTARCVFELVDGEWQPLGQGILGGLSGVGSLEVYGNDLYIGGQFTTNTGNAGMNIMRWDGTAYHSMGSGIQVNLNNTSTLCSVKMLVHEGLLWVRHFCNYAGGVSSKGLATWDGTEWCGVPGDLVSDPGSLSDMAFYKDTLFMVKFGDTLDGVFVNGVAKFIGESYVGECSGPVAVAEVVAAPLEPAIAAVGVDQWVMTELSNGRYEMTLFDQMGRMMFRKALVSNAGRSDIFSTQHLRSGLYFVQITGHSGFVGKVLVSR, from the coding sequence GTGCTCAGGTATGTGAACGCGGATTGGGACACCTTGCCCGGTGTGGTTCCTGGAAGGATTCTCAGCATTCTTCAGCATCATGACACGCTGTTCATAGGTGGTGACTTCGAAGAACTGAATGGGCAGCCCTCCAGCAGAGTGGCTTACCATGACGGAACTGCATGGCGCTCTTATGGCAGCGTCATCGGATCCGCTGTCGCACGCTTGTGCTCCGTAGAAGACACGATGTACGCGGTTGGCGCAATTGACTTTGCCGATGGGGTTCCAGCCCAAGGCGTAGCCAAACGCATTGGGAGCTCATGGGTGCCCATTGGCGATATTGATGACCCCGACAACACAGTAGGCAATATCGTGAAGTACAATGATCGGCTGGTTATCAGTAGTAACGCCTCGATCGGTACTGCGCGCTGCGTGTTCGAGTTGGTTGATGGCGAATGGCAGCCCCTTGGCCAAGGCATTCTTGGCGGTCTTTCCGGAGTCGGTTCGCTTGAGGTTTACGGGAACGACCTATACATCGGCGGGCAGTTCACAACGAACACCGGCAACGCTGGCATGAACATAATGCGCTGGGATGGAACCGCTTACCACTCCATGGGCTCCGGGATTCAAGTCAACTTGAACAACACAAGCACGCTATGCTCCGTGAAGATGCTCGTTCACGAAGGCCTGCTGTGGGTGCGGCACTTCTGCAACTATGCGGGTGGCGTTTCGAGCAAGGGTCTGGCTACATGGGATGGCACCGAATGGTGCGGCGTGCCGGGCGACCTCGTCTCTGACCCTGGTTCCCTTTCAGACATGGCGTTCTACAAAGACACGCTCTTCATGGTGAAGTTCGGCGACACGCTCGATGGCGTGTTCGTGAACGGAGTTGCCAAGTTCATAGGCGAGAGCTATGTAGGCGAGTGCAGCGGGCCGGTGGCGGTTGCAGAGGTTGTTGCGGCACCTCTTGAGCCTGCAATCGCTGCCGTTGGCGTGGACCAATGGGTAATGACCGAGCTGTCAAACGGGCGCTACGAGATGACGCTCTTCGACCAAATGGGCCGAATGATGTTTCGCAAGGCGCTGGTCAGCAACGCCGGTCGAAGTGACATATTCAGCACACAACACCTGCGTTCAGGTCTGTACTTCGTTCAGATCACCGGCCATAGTGGTTTTGTTGGGAAAGTGCTTGTGAGCCGGTAG
- a CDS encoding TIGR02757 family protein, with amino-acid sequence MKSLLDEAYDRLARPSFITDDPIQVPRAFSKREDAEMIGFLTATIAWGQRKTIISNAWKLARLMDERPFDFVMNADATDLKHVGGFVHRTFNGTDLKHFIVALRHLCAKHGGIEAAFLENETTGDMGSAIARFKQRFFEPKHQPRTRKHVTDPSKGSNAKRINMYLRWMVRPNDRGVDLGLWKRIKPADLMVPLDVHTGRVARALGLLTRKQDDWKAVEELTASLREFDAADPVRYDLALFGLGVGRARLGRASPR; translated from the coding sequence ATGAAGTCGCTCCTCGATGAAGCGTACGACCGGCTCGCGCGCCCTTCATTCATTACCGACGACCCGATCCAGGTGCCGCGCGCCTTCAGCAAGCGGGAAGATGCGGAGATGATCGGCTTCCTCACCGCCACCATCGCCTGGGGCCAGCGCAAGACCATCATCAGCAACGCGTGGAAGCTGGCACGGCTCATGGATGAGCGGCCCTTCGATTTCGTGATGAACGCCGACGCAACGGACCTTAAGCACGTGGGCGGCTTCGTGCATCGCACCTTCAACGGCACGGACCTGAAGCACTTCATCGTCGCGTTGCGCCACCTGTGCGCGAAGCATGGCGGCATCGAAGCGGCTTTCCTTGAGAACGAAACGACCGGCGATATGGGCTCCGCCATCGCGCGCTTCAAGCAACGCTTCTTCGAGCCGAAGCATCAGCCGCGCACACGCAAGCATGTCACTGATCCATCGAAGGGCAGCAATGCCAAGCGCATCAACATGTACCTGCGCTGGATGGTGCGGCCCAATGACCGCGGTGTGGACCTCGGTCTCTGGAAACGGATCAAGCCTGCCGACCTGATGGTGCCGCTTGATGTGCATACCGGCCGCGTGGCGCGTGCTCTCGGCCTCCTTACCCGCAAGCAGGACGATTGGAAAGCGGTGGAGGAGCTCACCGCCTCCTTACGCGAATTCGATGCCGCCGACCCGGTGCGCTATGACCTCGCGCTATTCGGCCTTGGGGTGGGACGTGCGCGGCTCGGCCGTGCATCACCCCGCTGA
- a CDS encoding YdeI/OmpD-associated family protein: MPTKLDGLGQVEVTSRAKWRSWLKRNHARSAGIWLVTWKIHRAERYVSYEAVVEEALCFGWIDSVPRKLDADRRMQYFCPRKPKSVWSKLNKERIEKLIATKRMTAAGLKKIGIAKQNGSWTSIDAAEAFEMPADLLRALRKNKKALSHYEAFPPGARKQILTWVLGARTGQTRDKRIAISVELAARNIRANGQTVKALASKDLG; encoded by the coding sequence ATGCCGACCAAGCTCGACGGGCTCGGACAAGTGGAAGTGACCAGCCGCGCGAAATGGCGCTCGTGGCTGAAGAGGAACCATGCTCGCAGTGCCGGCATCTGGCTCGTGACCTGGAAAATCCATCGGGCTGAACGATACGTGAGCTACGAAGCCGTGGTGGAGGAAGCGCTCTGCTTCGGGTGGATCGACAGCGTGCCCCGCAAGCTCGATGCTGATCGCCGCATGCAGTACTTCTGCCCGCGCAAGCCAAAGAGCGTCTGGAGCAAGCTGAACAAGGAGCGCATTGAGAAGCTCATCGCCACGAAGCGGATGACTGCCGCGGGGCTGAAGAAGATCGGGATCGCCAAGCAGAACGGATCGTGGACGAGCATCGATGCCGCCGAGGCCTTTGAGATGCCGGCGGACCTGCTGCGCGCCTTAAGGAAGAACAAGAAGGCACTTTCCCACTATGAAGCCTTCCCGCCCGGCGCGCGCAAGCAGATCCTCACCTGGGTGCTCGGTGCTCGGACCGGGCAAACGCGCGATAAGCGCATCGCGATCTCCGTGGAACTGGCAGCCAGGAACATCCGGGCAAATGGCCAGACCGTGAAGGCGCTTGCAAGCAAGGATCTTGGCTGA
- a CDS encoding DUF4412 domain-containing protein: MMRAIFLCLLITVGLFTSASRIPAGNDAFIGSFRMEMHTYKNDKEDKHSPVNIRFWGRADMILYELLMPDQAQQMRMLTDLRGNWSYTLIDNGQGSRMAMKVKRPELPADGSAKGEQPVVTVTKETKVIEGHSCTKVIATSKEGTWTAWVATGLRNAFIDMARGMDGQAAQQNRHARTDVEGFPLEFEWLPAQGDERVVCYIKELVAGKVDDALFDISGYQLMEMPSFAIPQR, encoded by the coding sequence ATGATGCGCGCCATCTTCCTCTGCCTGCTGATCACCGTAGGCCTCTTCACCAGTGCATCCCGGATTCCTGCCGGCAATGATGCCTTCATCGGCAGCTTCCGCATGGAGATGCACACGTACAAGAACGACAAGGAGGACAAGCATAGCCCGGTGAACATCCGCTTCTGGGGCCGCGCCGACATGATCCTATATGAACTGTTGATGCCCGACCAGGCACAGCAGATGCGCATGCTCACCGACCTGCGCGGCAACTGGAGCTACACGCTGATCGATAACGGCCAAGGCAGTCGCATGGCCATGAAGGTGAAGCGGCCCGAGCTCCCCGCTGACGGCAGCGCGAAGGGCGAGCAGCCGGTGGTCACCGTGACCAAGGAGACGAAGGTGATCGAAGGGCATAGCTGCACCAAGGTGATCGCCACCAGCAAAGAGGGAACATGGACGGCATGGGTGGCCACTGGCCTTCGCAACGCCTTCATCGACATGGCGCGCGGCATGGACGGCCAGGCCGCCCAACAGAACCGCCATGCCCGCACCGATGTCGAGGGCTTCCCGCTCGAGTTTGAGTGGTTGCCCGCGCAAGGCGATGAGCGGGTTGTCTGCTATATCAAGGAGCTCGTCGCTGGCAAGGTGGATGATGCCCTCTTCGACATCAGCGGGTACCAGCTGATGGAGATGCCCAGCTTCGCGATCCCGCAGCGCTAG
- a CDS encoding ABC transporter ATP-binding protein yields MIEAIGIRKRYGALEVLKGVDLRVAKGEVVSIVGASGAGKTTLLQILGTLERPDEGHLRINDQEASRMGPKALSAFRNAHIGFVFQFHHLLPEFTALENVMMPGLIAGKGKSECAPRAEELLKRLNVLPRMEHKPAQLSGGEQQRVAVARALFNSPSVVLADEPSGNLDSAHARELHQLFFDLRKELGQTFVIVTHNEELADMADRKLVMKDGVIQP; encoded by the coding sequence ATGATCGAAGCCATCGGGATCCGCAAGCGCTACGGCGCCTTGGAAGTGCTGAAAGGCGTGGACCTGCGCGTGGCGAAGGGTGAGGTGGTGAGCATCGTGGGTGCGAGCGGAGCCGGAAAGACCACGCTCTTGCAGATCCTCGGAACCTTGGAGCGACCCGACGAGGGCCACCTTCGCATCAACGATCAGGAAGCCTCGAGGATGGGGCCGAAGGCGCTTTCCGCCTTCCGCAACGCTCATATCGGCTTTGTGTTCCAGTTCCACCATTTGCTTCCGGAGTTCACTGCGCTGGAGAACGTGATGATGCCGGGCCTGATCGCCGGCAAGGGCAAAAGCGAATGCGCGCCGCGCGCGGAGGAGTTGCTGAAGCGCTTGAACGTGCTCCCGCGCATGGAACACAAGCCCGCCCAACTGAGCGGCGGCGAGCAGCAACGCGTGGCCGTGGCCCGTGCGCTATTCAACAGCCCAAGCGTGGTGCTGGCCGATGAGCCCAGCGGCAACCTCGACAGCGCGCACGCCCGCGAGCTGCATCAGCTCTTCTTCGACCTGCGGAAGGAACTCGGGCAGACCTTCGTGATCGTGACGCACAACGAGGAACTGGCGGATATGGCCGACCGCAAGCTGGTGATGAAGGATGGGGTGATTCAGCCCTGA